A region of Xylanibacillus composti DNA encodes the following proteins:
- a CDS encoding response regulator transcription factor yields the protein MKPITILIADDETEIADLMELHLLKEGYRCIKVSDGLEAVRVVRTEPVDLAILDIMMPNMDGYEATQLIRQHHHLPIIFLSAKTSDLDKITGLIRGADDYVTKPFNPMELVARVNAQLRRALQFNSSPASNTAVVDIGGLILDPEQRTVLVFGKQIELTPKEFDILHLLASHPKKVFSTENIFEHVWGEAYYEGGNTVMVHIRTLRKKLGEDNTNKWIKTVWGVGYTFNG from the coding sequence ATGAAACCGATCACAATATTAATTGCGGATGATGAGACGGAGATTGCCGATTTGATGGAACTGCATTTGTTGAAAGAAGGCTATCGGTGCATCAAAGTTTCCGACGGGCTGGAGGCTGTACGTGTTGTTCGGACGGAGCCCGTCGATTTGGCGATTCTCGATATTATGATGCCGAATATGGACGGCTACGAAGCGACACAGCTCATTCGGCAACATCATCATCTGCCCATTATTTTTCTTAGCGCCAAAACGAGCGACCTCGATAAAATTACGGGACTGATAAGGGGGGCGGACGACTATGTAACCAAGCCGTTCAACCCGATGGAATTGGTTGCGCGTGTAAATGCCCAGCTGCGGCGAGCATTACAGTTCAATTCTTCGCCGGCCTCGAACACAGCTGTCGTGGATATCGGAGGATTGATCCTTGATCCGGAACAACGAACGGTCTTGGTTTTTGGCAAACAGATCGAACTGACTCCGAAAGAGTTTGATATATTACATTTGCTGGCGAGTCATCCGAAGAAGGTCTTCAGCACGGAAAATATTTTCGAGCATGTATGGGGGGAGGCTTATTACGAAGGCGGAAACACGGTGATGGTGCATATTCGCACACTGCGTAAAAAGCTTGGAGAAGACAACACCAACAAATGGATCAAAACAGTCTGGGGAGTGGGATATACATTCAATGGCTAA
- a CDS encoding dienelactone hydrolase family protein, giving the protein MPTTHHYFNHNGIKVGYKLFLPKVSKGSLPLILFLHGIKKRGNDLHMLDDYGLIRVAEREAAYRYAVVAPQCPADLMWPDIRQSTLSILDAVIKKHAIDKGRVFLTGFSMGGNGVWDLAAKTNGIFAAAAPIAGWYNKDEAVHLTSIPIWAFHCEEDDVVPITETESMVQALTDHKGSPRFTRYQGFGHQHSVMYETYSNPALYTWFERNRIDS; this is encoded by the coding sequence ATGCCGACAACACATCATTATTTCAACCATAACGGAATCAAAGTGGGATACAAACTATTTCTACCCAAAGTGTCTAAGGGGTCTTTACCTTTGATTTTGTTTTTACATGGCATCAAAAAAAGAGGAAATGACCTCCATATGCTAGATGATTATGGCTTGATTCGTGTTGCGGAGAGAGAGGCAGCATATAGATACGCGGTTGTTGCGCCACAATGTCCGGCTGATTTAATGTGGCCGGATATTCGTCAATCAACTTTATCTATACTCGATGCAGTCATAAAGAAGCATGCCATTGATAAAGGGAGAGTGTTCTTAACCGGCTTCAGCATGGGTGGGAATGGCGTATGGGATCTGGCTGCGAAGACCAACGGTATTTTCGCGGCTGCTGCACCAATAGCCGGATGGTATAACAAAGATGAAGCCGTACATTTGACTTCGATACCAATATGGGCGTTTCACTGTGAAGAAGACGATGTAGTTCCCATAACCGAAACGGAATCCATGGTTCAAGCATTAACTGACCACAAGGGATCGCCTCGATTTACAAGATATCAAGGATTCGGTCATCAGCACTCCGTTATGTATGAAACGTATTCGAATCCTGCATTATATACCTGGTTTGAGCGCAATAGAATCGATTCTTAA
- a CDS encoding DNA alkylation repair protein, which translates to MAWEVPFLRALRSRKVQEMLSILDSLSTNHARTPAQAVKVQALKMIRSHCDHADDAYKMGCALADSSSIVGDELGAILIAEHYHVDPQEATLRLYHLADSANWEVREWAASACSIVLDHHFESYYPALLEWTQSSSPHIRRAVAVAVKYSAKSRDESKANQLIDLIEPLLYDTDPYVKKNVGAFAIGGGLLKYFPSHVIQRIRIWIEIDNEQVRWNLAKIFTSAEGAKYMLEFKDDVIPVLLSDKRPSIVRAVKSMHTVAKKRGLEHIWERESKYRH; encoded by the coding sequence ATGGCTTGGGAAGTACCTTTCTTACGGGCATTGCGATCTCGAAAAGTGCAAGAAATGTTGAGCATTTTGGATAGTCTGTCTACCAATCATGCAAGGACGCCCGCGCAAGCCGTCAAGGTTCAAGCGTTGAAGATGATTCGAAGCCATTGTGATCATGCCGATGATGCATACAAGATGGGTTGTGCCTTGGCAGATTCATCAAGCATTGTAGGCGATGAGTTAGGAGCTATATTAATTGCTGAGCATTATCATGTAGATCCTCAAGAAGCGACTCTTAGACTGTATCATCTGGCGGATTCAGCGAATTGGGAAGTGAGAGAGTGGGCCGCAAGCGCATGTAGCATCGTATTAGACCATCACTTCGAATCCTATTATCCCGCGTTGTTGGAGTGGACCCAAAGCTCCTCTCCCCATATACGCAGAGCAGTGGCTGTCGCCGTGAAATATTCGGCGAAGTCCAGAGATGAGTCCAAAGCAAACCAGCTTATAGATCTTATAGAGCCTCTATTGTACGATACGGATCCCTATGTGAAGAAGAATGTTGGAGCATTCGCCATAGGAGGCGGTTTGCTGAAGTATTTCCCTTCACATGTCATTCAACGAATAAGAATTTGGATAGAAATCGACAATGAACAGGTTAGATGGAATTTGGCCAAGATATTTACATCGGCTGAAGGCGCAAAGTATATGCTTGAATTCAAGGACGATGTCATTCCAGTACTGCTATCTGATAAACGGCCGTCCATTGTGAGAGCAGTCAAGAGTATGCACACTGTTGCAAAGAAGCGGGGACTTGAACACATTTGGGAACGTGAATCTAAATACCGTCATTAG
- a CDS encoding HAMP domain-containing sensor histidine kinase has product MANFIRSFRFRMIMLFGASTLCSGAITYLLYLVLQRYYHTLKLEHPLTKVRYFIRDIGDINFFLIVFIPLSFYFFYLFTKRYSSYFQEISRGIHQLANGNFNSRVHIRSNDEFEDIARDINLASEKLKQALERGDFAENSKEQLVLNLAHDLRTPLTSVLGYLDFILQDEELTAEQTKHYAGIAFTKSQRLEKLIDELFEIARTNYGTPVTINKRTIDLSELLNQLNEEMYPALEKNNLTTRLHVTQPITIWGDGDLLARVFENLLTNAIRYGKDGQYIDIHGHLDGQDAVVQVINYGHRISPEELPYIFDMFYTGDKARTQRDGGSGIGLFIAKNIVEQHQGTITAQSDAIRTVFEVRFHRDETAAE; this is encoded by the coding sequence ATGGCTAATTTCATCCGAAGCTTTCGGTTCAGAATGATCATGTTATTCGGTGCAAGCACACTCTGTTCCGGTGCGATCACCTATTTGCTCTACTTGGTTCTTCAACGCTACTACCATACGTTGAAGCTTGAACACCCCCTGACGAAGGTTCGTTATTTCATACGGGATATTGGCGACATTAACTTTTTTCTGATTGTATTTATCCCTCTTTCGTTTTACTTTTTTTACCTCTTCACGAAACGGTATTCGTCCTATTTCCAAGAAATCTCCCGCGGCATCCATCAGCTGGCGAATGGCAACTTCAACAGCCGGGTACACATTCGATCCAACGATGAGTTCGAAGATATTGCGCGTGACATCAATCTGGCAAGCGAAAAGCTGAAGCAAGCATTGGAGCGGGGGGATTTCGCAGAGAACAGCAAGGAGCAATTAGTCTTGAACTTGGCTCACGATTTGCGTACGCCGCTCACATCGGTTCTAGGTTATTTGGATTTCATTCTGCAGGACGAAGAGCTGACAGCGGAGCAAACCAAACACTATGCGGGCATTGCTTTCACCAAATCGCAGCGCTTGGAAAAGCTGATTGATGAACTGTTCGAGATCGCTCGCACGAATTATGGCACGCCAGTAACAATTAACAAAAGAACGATTGATCTAAGCGAGCTGCTCAATCAATTGAACGAGGAGATGTACCCGGCTCTTGAAAAAAATAATTTGACCACTCGCTTGCATGTGACGCAGCCAATAACAATTTGGGGGGACGGAGACCTGCTGGCTCGCGTATTTGAGAATCTGCTGACCAATGCCATTCGTTATGGGAAGGATGGGCAGTATATCGATATACATGGCCATCTAGATGGACAGGATGCCGTCGTTCAAGTGATCAATTACGGGCATCGCATTTCGCCGGAAGAACTGCCCTATATCTTCGACATGTTCTATACCGGCGACAAAGCGCGGACGCAGCGGGACGGGGGCTCGGGCATTGGCTTGTTCATCGCGAAAAATATTGTAGAGCAGCATCAAGGCACGATTACGGCACAAAGCGATGCCATTCGCACGGTATTTGAAGTTCGCTTTCATCGGGACGAGACTGCCGCAGAATGA
- a CDS encoding M15 family metallopeptidase has translation MKKWFFLFVLLFIFGYGFTQFLLEDKNETLPEIDYQVEAVVAEENEIPIPVTIDHIYQGNLLLVNKDYPVPPGAVEKNEAVTLAHHREWVNGFVLLDNDIRLTPYLLQTFSTMVEAANQDGVNHLMLSSGYRDEEEQSELYRKMGPAYALKAGHSEHNLGLSLDIGSTQGEMEYAAEGKWLKANSWKYGYILRYPEDKTAITGIQYEPWHFRYVGMPHSAIMYERNFVLEEYLDFLKEQKSIVATIDELVYEISYYPISQTTAIHVPASGRYEISGNNMDGVIVTVSRNRDEQIDNEAAAERNS, from the coding sequence ATGAAGAAATGGTTTTTTTTATTTGTTCTACTTTTCATATTTGGCTATGGTTTTACGCAATTTCTGCTAGAAGACAAGAACGAGACACTGCCGGAGATCGATTATCAAGTGGAAGCTGTGGTGGCCGAAGAGAACGAAATTCCGATCCCGGTAACAATCGATCACATTTACCAAGGCAATTTATTATTGGTCAATAAGGATTATCCTGTTCCACCCGGGGCTGTAGAGAAGAACGAGGCTGTCACACTGGCTCATCATCGGGAATGGGTGAACGGGTTCGTGTTGCTGGATAATGATATCCGGCTGACGCCATATTTGTTGCAAACATTTTCAACGATGGTGGAGGCAGCAAATCAAGATGGAGTCAATCATTTGATGCTTAGCAGCGGTTACCGGGACGAGGAGGAGCAGAGCGAGCTGTACAGGAAGATGGGCCCAGCATACGCATTGAAGGCGGGCCATAGCGAGCACAATTTGGGCTTGTCGTTGGATATCGGCTCCACACAAGGAGAAATGGAATATGCGGCTGAAGGCAAGTGGTTGAAAGCGAACTCCTGGAAGTACGGCTATATTTTACGTTATCCAGAGGACAAGACGGCCATCACAGGTATTCAATATGAGCCATGGCATTTTCGTTATGTGGGAATGCCGCACAGCGCTATTATGTATGAGCGAAACTTTGTTCTGGAAGAGTATTTGGATTTTTTGAAGGAACAGAAGTCTATAGTGGCTACGATTGACGAGCTAGTTTACGAGATCTCTTACTATCCAATCTCTCAAACCACTGCAATCCATGTGCCTGCCAGTGGCCGGTATGAAATTTCAGGCAACAATATGGATGGTGTGATTGTAACGGTGTCCCGCAATCGGGACGAACAAATAGACAATGAGGCTGCAGCGGAGAGGAACAGTTGA
- a CDS encoding DUF4184 family protein — MPFTFAHPVYIAPLKYVSPKYVSLTGLILGSMAPDFEYFLMLEPYRSMGHSLAGLFLQAIPLSLVLAFLFHYVVKESMAKHLPSTFQLDQRAYSLLGKWQLRSLRDWLIFISSVMIGFLSHVTLDSFTHAHGYGVMQYSWLREIVILNYPFYKLLQHSLSILGLCLTFVWIGYRLFRSEPDLKFRLPMNVSGKRKLLYWTFVLLTSIAVTIVKLAGTTSSNLTGIIVVAPISGAVLGLILVSLATKTVRRQTI; from the coding sequence ATGCCGTTCACGTTTGCGCATCCCGTTTATATAGCACCGCTTAAGTATGTTAGTCCCAAATATGTGAGTTTGACCGGATTAATTCTCGGAAGCATGGCGCCTGATTTTGAATATTTTCTCATGCTTGAGCCATACCGCAGTATGGGGCATTCTTTGGCCGGTCTATTCCTGCAGGCCATTCCTCTCAGCCTAGTATTGGCATTCCTCTTTCACTATGTCGTGAAAGAATCTATGGCGAAGCACTTGCCATCGACCTTTCAGCTCGATCAACGAGCATACAGCCTGTTAGGGAAGTGGCAGCTTAGAAGTCTCCGGGATTGGCTAATCTTCATCAGTTCTGTGATGATCGGCTTTCTCTCCCATGTCACCCTGGACTCGTTCACTCATGCTCATGGGTATGGGGTCATGCAGTATTCATGGTTGCGGGAAATCGTCATTCTCAACTACCCCTTCTACAAGCTCCTGCAGCACAGCTTGTCTATATTGGGACTATGTCTGACTTTCGTATGGATCGGATATCGGCTCTTCCGGAGCGAGCCGGACCTGAAATTCAGGTTGCCCATGAACGTGAGCGGGAAGAGGAAACTTTTATACTGGACATTCGTTTTGCTCACGTCGATTGCGGTCACGATTGTGAAATTAGCGGGCACAACAAGCAGCAATCTTACCGGAATTATCGTAGTTGCTCCGATTTCGGGGGCAGTTCTGGGATTGATTCTCGTATCTCTTGCTACAAAGACAGTAAGGCGGCAAACAATTTGA
- a CDS encoding GNAT family N-acetyltransferase, whose protein sequence is MQIGLLENIEDAPLELLLLADPSEKLVHEYLSRGQCYIATINDEVIGVIVLIRTRPETIEIVNVAVREDHQNKGVGKRLLLFAISKAKEQQVKTVDIGTGNSSVGQLALYQKCGFRITGVDRDFFIRHYKEKIVENGIQVMDMIRLSLHL, encoded by the coding sequence ATACAAATCGGTTTGTTAGAGAATATCGAGGATGCACCTCTTGAATTATTATTGTTAGCTGATCCCTCGGAGAAGCTTGTGCATGAATATTTGAGCAGAGGGCAATGTTATATCGCTACAATCAACGATGAAGTGATTGGGGTGATTGTTCTAATAAGAACGCGTCCGGAAACCATAGAGATTGTAAACGTCGCTGTCCGAGAAGATCATCAGAACAAGGGGGTTGGCAAAAGACTCCTCTTATTTGCTATTTCCAAAGCGAAAGAACAACAAGTCAAAACCGTTGACATCGGCACCGGTAATTCCAGTGTGGGACAACTCGCGTTGTATCAAAAATGCGGGTTTCGCATTACTGGTGTAGATCGCGACTTCTTCATCCGGCATTACAAGGAAAAGATCGTAGAGAACGGAATTCAGGTTATGGATATGATTAGATTAAGTCTTCATTTGTGA
- a CDS encoding Yip1 family protein: MEMQTNQATVPQQPDNHWKYWLQIWTQPRKTMREILDQPTNESHVLLLLLLGGFVYALNQASMRNAADDTSLVLMFVTIIIATLIGAAIYYYIIGGILYWVGTLLGGAGEYGDVRLAIAYSYIPAAVTILLWIPSIILFGSDNFTTETPKLDSSAGLSLIYLIFAVIELAIGIWGIFIFLKCLGEAHQFSAWLALLTVVLPIIGFVVLIAVLFMVIL, translated from the coding sequence ATGGAAATGCAAACCAATCAAGCCACTGTGCCGCAACAACCTGATAACCACTGGAAATATTGGTTACAGATCTGGACGCAACCTAGGAAAACAATGCGGGAAATTCTCGATCAACCTACTAATGAGTCACATGTTTTGCTGCTCCTCTTATTAGGTGGATTTGTGTATGCCTTGAATCAAGCATCAATGAGGAATGCCGCTGATGATACTTCGTTAGTTTTGATGTTCGTAACAATTATCATTGCAACATTGATAGGTGCTGCGATCTATTATTACATCATTGGCGGAATATTATATTGGGTCGGTACGCTGCTAGGAGGTGCAGGTGAATATGGAGATGTTCGTTTAGCTATCGCGTATTCATATATACCTGCTGCTGTAACCATTCTGCTGTGGATTCCTTCCATTATCTTGTTCGGATCTGATAACTTTACAACCGAAACGCCCAAATTGGATAGCAGCGCGGGTTTATCTTTAATCTATTTGATTTTTGCTGTCATAGAGTTGGCGATTGGGATCTGGGGGATATTTATTTTTTTGAAGTGCCTGGGAGAAGCGCATCAATTTTCAGCTTGGTTAGCGCTGCTGACAGTCGTGTTACCGATAATCGGATTTGTAGTGCTGATTGCAGTCCTGTTTATGGTCATCTTATAG